In Verrucomicrobiota bacterium, a single genomic region encodes these proteins:
- a CDS encoding type II and III secretion system protein produces the protein MTQPLKISKIRLRILVLSVLAIRFIVGAAISSSFVYAQQSGVIGQSEREIRILQERSNWAQTQTQKAVTAMADKDYESAFAFSKSAVDALPSGGESSAGLRSLALETFSKSACALATQRVSEGYYDDAELVVKTATDKPYASSYAPLLNLQKALRDPNHFNRTITPGFVSKVTQVEQLMNEAEGLYASGRFDAAFNKYQMVLNLDPENKSARLGMEKINKQRSSYAETATSERRSQMIADVARAWELPVPKINTGATTIVEQSPIDMQGTSAISRKLQEIRLPQLALSDETVREAVEKLQKKSRVLDTTETDPAKKGVNIVLKLDPAKEAVDGGTKLNLSLNDLPLGEALKYIASAANLKVKIEPYAVAIVPLSEPTETLISKEYKVPPGFISSASSSTPTGALPTAGVPGASGTVGKAGAKEFLESQGVTFPAGASATYLASSSKLLVKNTQSNLDLIDSLVEVSLATPPSQVEIEARFLEVSQNNLQELGFDWLMGAFQLPGGSGVNTGGGTVGNRQGQANAGNYPFVNPANGQPAGAMNVDPAGNVTSGNVTSGNRTGSAAVTANALDALLFGSPAGPAAGVLALAGIFTNPQFQVVLRAINQQKGVDLVSAPKVTVTSGRKATINITQKFPYPKDYSPPTVVAATTPGQIQPANPATPTSFETRNCGVQLEVEPTVGPDGYTIELSLSPQITEFQGFVNYGSPISSIATVYIPSLLPGGTPNSIGTQKVLLSANSINQPVFSVRQVDTQVTVYDGQTVVLGGLMREDVQKVQDKTPIVGDLPLVGSLFRSSSNQRIKRNLLIFVSAGLLDPAGQPLIKTMENGTEISTPDAKAVASEAIPGDPSTASKSSR, from the coding sequence ATGACTCAACCCCTGAAAATCTCGAAGATACGCCTGCGAATACTTGTTCTTTCCGTATTGGCTATCAGGTTCATCGTTGGAGCGGCTATCTCATCCTCATTTGTTTACGCGCAGCAGAGCGGGGTAATCGGCCAATCCGAGCGTGAAATCCGTATTCTTCAAGAAAGAAGTAACTGGGCGCAGACCCAGACTCAAAAAGCCGTCACCGCCATGGCGGACAAGGATTACGAATCCGCTTTTGCTTTTTCCAAGAGCGCCGTCGATGCATTACCCTCCGGTGGTGAGTCTTCTGCAGGTTTGCGTTCTCTGGCTCTTGAAACCTTTTCCAAGTCTGCTTGTGCATTGGCCACGCAGCGGGTGAGCGAAGGCTACTACGATGATGCTGAGTTGGTGGTGAAAACAGCCACTGATAAGCCTTATGCATCGTCCTATGCACCCTTGCTAAATCTCCAGAAAGCACTTCGTGATCCGAACCATTTTAACAGGACCATCACTCCCGGATTCGTCTCCAAGGTAACTCAGGTTGAACAGTTGATGAACGAAGCCGAGGGGCTCTACGCATCGGGTCGCTTCGATGCAGCATTCAACAAATATCAAATGGTTCTCAATCTTGATCCTGAAAACAAATCCGCCCGTCTCGGGATGGAGAAAATCAACAAACAGCGCTCCAGTTACGCGGAAACAGCCACCTCCGAGCGGAGGAGTCAGATGATCGCCGACGTGGCAAGGGCTTGGGAGCTGCCCGTGCCAAAAATCAATACAGGCGCCACCACAATCGTCGAGCAGAGCCCTATCGACATGCAGGGCACCAGCGCCATCAGCCGAAAACTCCAAGAGATCAGGCTTCCTCAACTCGCCCTTTCCGACGAGACCGTGCGTGAGGCTGTGGAAAAGCTTCAGAAAAAATCCCGCGTCTTGGACACAACCGAAACAGATCCAGCCAAGAAGGGAGTGAATATCGTTCTCAAACTCGATCCGGCCAAGGAAGCAGTCGATGGCGGAACCAAACTCAATCTTTCCCTCAACGACCTCCCTCTTGGAGAGGCCCTAAAATACATTGCCTCGGCTGCAAATCTTAAGGTCAAGATCGAACCGTATGCCGTAGCCATCGTTCCCCTCTCCGAACCAACGGAAACCCTTATCTCGAAAGAATACAAGGTGCCTCCAGGGTTCATTTCCAGTGCCTCCAGTTCCACCCCAACCGGTGCACTTCCGACGGCAGGAGTTCCAGGGGCATCAGGTACAGTAGGCAAAGCAGGCGCGAAGGAGTTTCTGGAATCCCAGGGCGTCACCTTCCCCGCGGGAGCCAGCGCGACATACCTCGCTTCAAGCAGTAAGTTACTTGTTAAGAACACCCAGTCAAACCTCGATCTGATTGACTCCCTGGTAGAGGTCTCGCTAGCCACTCCCCCCAGTCAGGTGGAGATCGAGGCCCGCTTTCTGGAAGTTTCGCAGAATAATCTTCAGGAACTTGGCTTTGATTGGCTGATGGGAGCCTTCCAGCTTCCGGGTGGGAGTGGAGTTAATACCGGAGGCGGCACAGTTGGCAATCGACAGGGACAGGCCAACGCAGGCAATTACCCCTTTGTTAACCCTGCTAATGGCCAACCTGCCGGAGCGATGAATGTAGATCCCGCAGGCAATGTCACCTCAGGCAATGTCACCTCAGGAAACCGAACAGGTTCGGCCGCTGTTACCGCGAATGCATTGGATGCCCTCCTCTTCGGCTCGCCCGCAGGACCAGCGGCGGGTGTCCTAGCGTTGGCAGGAATCTTCACGAATCCCCAGTTCCAAGTCGTACTACGCGCCATCAACCAGCAGAAGGGAGTTGATCTTGTCTCCGCCCCCAAGGTCACCGTCACCAGTGGGCGCAAGGCCACAATCAATATCACTCAGAAATTCCCCTACCCGAAAGACTACTCTCCTCCAACTGTTGTTGCGGCCACGACACCAGGACAAATACAACCTGCAAATCCAGCCACACCGACCTCATTCGAGACTCGAAATTGCGGTGTGCAACTTGAAGTAGAACCGACGGTTGGACCTGATGGCTATACCATTGAGCTCAGCCTTTCTCCTCAGATCACGGAGTTTCAGGGGTTTGTCAATTACGGCTCACCCATCAGCAGCATTGCAACAGTGTACATACCCAGCCTCTTACCAGGTGGCACACCAAATTCTATAGGAACCCAAAAGGTTCTACTTTCAGCAAACTCCATCAATCAACCCGTCTTTAGCGTGCGTCAGGTCGATACTCAGGTGACGGTCTATGATGGCCAGACCGTTGTCTTGGGTGGACTCATGCGGGAAGATGTCCAGAAGGTTCAAGATAAGACACCTATTGTGGGTGATCTGCCTCTTGTGGGATCCCTCTTCCGCAGCTCGAGCAACCAGAGGATCAAGAGGAATCTTCTCATCTTCGTCTCAGCAGGTCT